A window of the Acidobacteriota bacterium genome harbors these coding sequences:
- a CDS encoding pyridoxal phosphate-dependent aminotransferase: MSSTGAVFAAAAQLKAQGVDVVDLSAGEPDFPTPSHVKRAAFEAIQDDFTRYTPTDGIPQLKEAIVQRHARDCRSDYSTREVLVTVGAKHAIFNLTSALLQPGDEVVIPVPYWVTFKEAVHYAGAACRFVPTSEPENFRVTADRIEAAVSPRTRLILLNSPNNPSGAIIREEEMRKIAELARRRDLLVLTDECYCHFNYEGSAPFSLASLGKDYRDHVAVVGSVSKTYAMTGWRVGFCLGPEPLIRAMLKIQSHCTSNANSIAQKAAVAALGGPQDSIQDMLRDYARRRSFIVKALNAIDGISCNWPDGAFYVYPNLRGLLDARRVESTADLALQLLQEARVAVVPGEGFGTRDHIRISYATSMEQLEKGADRLARFFGKVL; this comes from the coding sequence ATGAGCTCGACGGGGGCCGTTTTCGCGGCCGCGGCCCAGCTCAAGGCCCAAGGCGTGGATGTGGTGGACCTCAGCGCCGGCGAGCCCGACTTTCCCACCCCGTCCCACGTCAAGCGGGCTGCCTTCGAGGCCATTCAGGACGACTTCACCCGCTACACGCCCACCGACGGCATTCCGCAGCTCAAGGAAGCCATCGTGCAGCGGCACGCCCGCGACTGTCGGTCCGACTATTCCACCCGCGAAGTCCTGGTCACCGTCGGGGCAAAGCATGCCATCTTCAACCTGACCAGCGCTCTGCTTCAGCCCGGCGACGAGGTGGTGATCCCTGTCCCCTACTGGGTCACATTCAAGGAGGCGGTCCACTACGCCGGCGCCGCCTGCCGCTTTGTCCCAACCTCGGAACCCGAAAATTTCCGCGTCACCGCGGACCGGATCGAGGCAGCCGTCTCTCCCCGAACCCGACTGATCCTGCTGAATTCACCCAACAACCCCAGCGGGGCAATCATTCGGGAAGAGGAGATGCGGAAGATCGCGGAACTGGCACGCCGGCGGGATCTCCTGGTGCTGACCGATGAGTGTTACTGTCACTTCAACTATGAAGGTTCGGCGCCCTTCTCGCTGGCCTCCCTCGGCAAAGACTACCGGGACCACGTCGCAGTGGTGGGATCGGTATCCAAGACCTACGCCATGACGGGCTGGAGGGTGGGATTCTGCCTGGGACCCGAGCCGCTGATCCGGGCCATGCTCAAGATCCAGAGCCACTGCACCTCCAACGCCAACTCCATCGCCCAGAAGGCAGCCGTGGCGGCCCTTGGCGGGCCTCAGGACTCCATTCAAGACATGCTGAGGGACTATGCGCGCCGTCGCAGCTTCATCGTCAAGGCGCTCAACGCCATTGACGGAATCTCCTGCAATTGGCCCGACGGCGCCTTTTACGTCTATCCCAACCTGCGGGGGCTACTTGACGCCCGCCGCGTGGAGAGCACCGCCGACCTGGCGCTGCAACTGCTGCAGGAGGCCCGGGTGGCGGTTGTGCCGGGGGAGGGGTTCGGCACGCGTGACCACATCCGTATCTCCTACGCCACATCCATGGAGCAACTGGAGAAGGGCGCCGACCGCCTGGCTCGGTTCTTCGGGAAGGTTTTGTGA